The following nucleotide sequence is from Neochlamydia sp. AcF84.
GACGAAAAAAGAAAGCCCCACCTATACCTAAAACAGATAGGAAGACAATAAGATAATCACCCGTTATAGAATAAAGGGTTTTGTAGGAAAAAAGCGGAACTTGCAGATAAAGGGCCCCCGGCTTCCAAATTTTTTCATAGTAAGTATTGCCAAGAATTTTTATCTCGCGCCCAAACGCATCGAAACCGCCGGTAATTCCTGTATTACAAGCACGAATAAGAGGAATGCCATTTTCTGTTGTTCTCAAGCGAGCATGATCACAATGCTGCTGTGCTACCGTTGGATACCATACATCACTGGTTAAGTTAACGATTAATTCAGCTCCCTTCAGGCGATTTTCACGCATTAAATGTCCAAATGTTTCTTCATAGCAAATGGATGCTCCAAAAGGAACATAAGCAGGAAAAATCTTAGCTTCTTTACCGGGTGTAAAAGAGCCAGTAATACCATAAGCGGCAGCCAGGGAACGGCAAAAGGAAAAAGGTATATACTCACCCATAGGAACTAAGACGCGCTTATCATAACGTTTAAAAGGAAGCGTACGCTGTTGATAGGAAGAAGGTTCAACAAATTGTGCGGAACTATAGTATTCTCTATGTCCGTCAAAAAAGTCCTCAACGTCTTCCATTCCAGATAAGACAGGCGCATTAAAGATATTAGCCAATCCTTGTAGCCAATAACCATTGGTAACCATCCAAATAAATCCTTTTTCAGTCATACATTGTGAAGCTAAGGGCTCTTGCAATAAAGGAAGAGCAGAGTAGGCCTTTTCTCCAAAAACTTCGAGAAAAGCTTTCTTAACGTTTTGGTAAGGATATACAGGTGTATAGGTAGTGAAAGGTACAATAAACTCGGGCAAAGCAATTAAATGGACATTCTTTCCTAAATGCTCTTTGCAAAGCATCAAAATTTGCTGCCATTCAGCTTCCACATATTTCACATAGGAAGCTGTATTATGAAAGAGCATGTTCTCTTCCGTCGGGAATACAGGCTGAACAAGAATAGCATTAAAAGTATCTTTTATAACTTTCGAATCGTGCAACTTTAACTGAATAAATCCAAATATAAAAGGAAATGCGGCAAAGGCAAGCCAGCAGAATATATGCCTGTAAAGTGGCCAGGCAAGCCAAGCTTTTAATGCTAGTAAGTTTACCCCTAGAACCCAAAAAGACATGCCAAAAGCTCCTCCTAAAGAGGCATTTTGAAGGGTATATAAATTTGCGCTTAAACTAAGTCCAATAGGATTGAAAGCAATTCCGGATAAAATAAATAAGCGTGACCATTCAAGAAGCGTCCAGCAACTACACAGCAGGACTATTCGATTATAACTGGTTATACGCTGCGAGCATGCTAGCCATCCAATAAAACCAAATTGCAACCCAAAGATTAAAGCCAGCAAAATATATACAGCGATAATGTAGAGATATGGATGAGAGAGGAACCAGGAAAACTGGATAAGTTGAACCATAGCAAACCAAGCGGTCGCCACAAAAAACCGTTGCCTGCTACTAGGAAAAGAAGCTAAAGCACGGAAAAACAAGGCAAAACCCATAACTGAAGCCAGAAAAGAAGCTGTAAGACTCCAATAAGGCTGGCCGAAGGCTACGATTATTAAAGAAAGTATAATACAAGTAAATGTTTGTAAACGGCTGAGTGGCATAAATTTTAAACTAGGTTAAGGTTAAGCCAAAAAGATTTTTTTACTGCTGACTTTATTTAATGCTCTGGGTGATTTTTCTTTCTTTTTGCCACCCTTCTGCAGAAAAACAGCTAGAGAGGCTTTTTTCTATGAATACCCTCACAAAGGACAAGAGATCGAACCCTTTAGAAATTAAATAAATAAATTCAAAAAACGTTAGATGATTAAATCTTGCGGCTTAGATAAATATTAAAGCAATTAAATTTTCATCCTTATCTTTCATCAAGCCCCTCTTTCGAAGCTTAAAGATAAATTTTCGGCAAAATTATTTGTAGCCCCTATGCACTTAGAGAAACATAAAAATTTTAAGCTTTCCCTATGGCACGAAAAGAAAAGACTTATTGATATGCAACAATAGGAAGACCCTTAAAAACTAGCTTGTAGTTAACACAGCTACACAAAAGAAGTAAATCCCTTTTCTTTTATAGACAACCGCATTCTTTATTGGCAAGCCGCTTACATAGGTAAAAAATAAAATTTTTTAGTAACCTATCGGGCAATCGGGTCGGGTCGCCCAAGGGAACTTCCCCCTTAGGCTCCCACAGACACGTACATGAAACTCTCGCTTCATACGGCTCCTATTGTTCTTCAAGCTTTCCAGCCTTTTCTCCACCCTCATAAGTTCCTCGTATTTCTACTTGACTTATTGAGGTGGATTGAACAATTCAACCCCTTCGCTCCCTCTTCATTACAAAGACTTCCTCACTACTACGAGTTGATCTGCCCCTCATACATGCTTCGATATTTCCCACTTTGTGTTCTTCACTTATATGGTTTTCTCTTAACATCATCTATGAGGTTCCCACGTTCCATACAAAAGCCTAGACTAAGTTCACGCTATCTTTATGCCGGACGCCATTTAGGCAGTAAACAGGTTGCCCCTAAATTTATCCTGAAAGAGTTTTTAGCCCCCAGTTTTGACATCATCTTTAAGCTTTCGACACTTGGACCAATAGTTCACTTTCGTTCGTCTCTTTAGTCCTCACCTGATATGTTTATCATACCTTTTCCTTAACGCTCACTACCTTGGCTTTTGACCAAAGCAGCTTAAGGTGGTTTGAAATCTCTTCCTGCAAAGCGACTTCGAGGAGCCATTTTCCTCATCTTTCGTATAGTTACGCACATCTAAAATGTGCTCGTGGCACACAAAAACTAGCTAATCTTAAAGGATGCTGGCAGAGGCATGCACTTCAAGTCGCATCTATAAATTTTATTATCTTTCCAGGCAGCAACGATAAAGAAGCTAGGGAAGGGACATAGCTTTTCAAATACTATTCCACATAGGAAGGAAGTATATATGCATTTTTTCTTCCTTGCCGCTTTATAAAGATTTCGTTTATAATTTTTAAAATTATTAGATACAAATAAAATTTATTCTAAACATTCAATCTTTTTTCCACTTTTTTATATAGCCTTGTTTTATGAAACAATCTTTTCGTGCTTATCATCTTCTTCAGCTCCTTAGTGCATATGACGAACAAGGACTTCCCTTAGATGCCTTTATAAGCAACTATTTCCGCTCTCATAAAGCTCTGGGCTCTAAAGACCGCGCCTCTATTGCTGAAAATGCCTATTTTTTAATTCGATGGATACGCCTTATCGATTATTTAATTCCAGAGGCTCCTGATTGGAATAAACGTATAGCTCTATTGCCTTACTTTGACTGGCAAAGCCATCAAAATGATCCCAGTATTCCTGCTGCCATAAGAGTTAGCTTTCCAGATTCACTCTATAATATTTTAGTAGAAAGCTACGGAGCTTTACGAGCTTCAGAATTATGTCTTGTAAGCAATACTCCCGCCCCGACGACTATAAGAGCAAACACTCTTAAGGCTACCCGTGATAAACTTTTAGAGCTTTTACAAGATAAATATGAGGTTAGCGCCTGTTTAGCTTCTTCCCATGCGATTAATTTTCTTCAAAGAATTAATTTCTTTACAATTCCAGAGTTTCAAGCCGGCCTATTTGAAGTACAGGATGAAGGAAGCCAACTCCTTGCCAATCTCGTGCAATGCCAACCAGGCCAGCTAGTGATGGATTTTTGCGCAGGCTCGGGAGGTAAAAGCTTAGCTTTGGCTCCTTCCATGCAAAACAAAGGGCAAATTTTCTTACATGATATACGTTCTTATGCCTTGCAACAAGCAAAAAAACGTTTGAAGCGCGCAGGCATCCATAATGGACAAATTATACTAGCCAACGATCCCAAGCTTAAAAAATTAAAGAAAAAAATGGATTGGGTGCTGGTGGATGCGCCTTGCTCGGGAACGGGTACACTACGTCGCAATCCTGATATGAAATGGAGATTTGAAGTAGAAGGGCTGAAGATGCTGATAGGCCAGCAAAGAACAATTTTTGAAAAAGCTCTCAGTTTTATGAAACCAGACGGCCGTATCATTTATGGAACGTGTAGCCTCTTACCCCAAGAAAACGAACATCAACTTAACCACTTTATTAAGAGCTATCATTTAAAGGTAGAAAATCAAATATTTCAATCTTTTCCATCGCTTGGAGGAATGGATGGCTTTTTTGGGGTTGTTTTGAAGTTTTAAATCGTTTATAGTAATAGCCGCTGGCCCTCTAGCAAGCTTTTTTTTCTGCAGCTAAGATCTTTTAGATGGCATAGATGATAGAATTAATCCTCACTAATCACCAACCCACTTTTAATCATGAAGAAACAAAAAATTTTATTTTTTTCTGCTCTAATCTATTGTTGTTTTATTACACCTTTACAAGCTGAAGGAAAGGCTGCTTTTTTAGGTAAAGAAGATAACTCGGCTTTAGTAGTAAATAACCGCATTTTAGCCAAGGTGAATGGCACAGCGATTTCTGTTTTAGATGTAATGAAAAAAATGGATGTTCTTTTCTATCGTGAATTTCCTGATTA
It contains:
- the lnt gene encoding apolipoprotein N-acyltransferase; the encoded protein is MPLSRLQTFTCIILSLIIVAFGQPYWSLTASFLASVMGFALFFRALASFPSSRQRFFVATAWFAMVQLIQFSWFLSHPYLYIIAVYILLALIFGLQFGFIGWLACSQRITSYNRIVLLCSCWTLLEWSRLFILSGIAFNPIGLSLSANLYTLQNASLGGAFGMSFWVLGVNLLALKAWLAWPLYRHIFCWLAFAAFPFIFGFIQLKLHDSKVIKDTFNAILVQPVFPTEENMLFHNTASYVKYVEAEWQQILMLCKEHLGKNVHLIALPEFIVPFTTYTPVYPYQNVKKAFLEVFGEKAYSALPLLQEPLASQCMTEKGFIWMVTNGYWLQGLANIFNAPVLSGMEDVEDFFDGHREYYSSAQFVEPSSYQQRTLPFKRYDKRVLVPMGEYIPFSFCRSLAAAYGITGSFTPGKEAKIFPAYVPFGASICYEETFGHLMRENRLKGAELIVNLTSDVWYPTVAQQHCDHARLRTTENGIPLIRACNTGITGGFDAFGREIKILGNTYYEKIWKPGALYLQVPLFSYKTLYSITGDYLIVFLSVLGIGGAFFFRR
- a CDS encoding RsmB/NOP family class I SAM-dependent RNA methyltransferase, yielding MKQSFRAYHLLQLLSAYDEQGLPLDAFISNYFRSHKALGSKDRASIAENAYFLIRWIRLIDYLIPEAPDWNKRIALLPYFDWQSHQNDPSIPAAIRVSFPDSLYNILVESYGALRASELCLVSNTPAPTTIRANTLKATRDKLLELLQDKYEVSACLASSHAINFLQRINFFTIPEFQAGLFEVQDEGSQLLANLVQCQPGQLVMDFCAGSGGKSLALAPSMQNKGQIFLHDIRSYALQQAKKRLKRAGIHNGQIILANDPKLKKLKKKMDWVLVDAPCSGTGTLRRNPDMKWRFEVEGLKMLIGQQRTIFEKALSFMKPDGRIIYGTCSLLPQENEHQLNHFIKSYHLKVENQIFQSFPSLGGMDGFFGVVLKF